In Capsicum annuum cultivar UCD-10X-F1 chromosome 11, UCD10Xv1.1, whole genome shotgun sequence, one genomic interval encodes:
- the LOC124888899 gene encoding uncharacterized protein LOC124888899 encodes MAKLSNLSINIPLLEEIQEIPRYAQLMKKLMSKNNLIYGDTIEVTHGFSAIMSSKITVRKEDLEAFTIPCSIGIHMFEKALCDLDGSINLMTFFIYTKLGLETLIPTSMRLLMVDRSIKRPMDFVVLDCEMDQEVLIILSEPFLATGRAIVNLELREMRFRVHEDEVSFQVCKTRKQPATLQVISMVDVETKEVNKRALDDLT; translated from the coding sequence atggCCAAGCTTAGCAATCTTTCAATAAATATCCCATTGCTTGAAGAAATACAAGAGATCCCAAGATATGCTCAGCttatgaaaaagttgatgtcaaagaataatctcatatatggTGACACAATTGAAGTCACCCATGGTTTTAGTGCTATCATGAGTAGCAAAATTACGGTAAGGAAGGAAGACCTCGAAGCTTTTACCATCCCTTGTTCCATCGGAATACATATGTTTGAGAAAGCTCTATGCGATCTCGATGGGAGTATAAACCTTATGACTTTTTTCATTTATACGAagcttggattagaaaccctaatcCCAACATCTATGAGACTTCTAATGGTGGATCGGTCTATTAAGAGGCCGATGGACTTTGTGGTTTTAGAttgtgaaatggaccaagaggtgcTCATCATTCTTAGTGAACCTTTCTTAGCAACCGGAAGAGCCATTGTTAACTTAGAATTGAGGGAGATGAGGTTTAGAGTGCATGAGGATGAGGTCTCCTTTCAAGTATGCAAAACAAGGAAACAACCCGCGACACTTCAAGTGATATCCATGGTAGATGTTGAAACCAAAGAAGTGAACAAGAGGGCCCTTGATGACCTAActtga